In Lepisosteus oculatus isolate fLepOcu1 chromosome 15, fLepOcu1.hap2, whole genome shotgun sequence, one genomic interval encodes:
- the LOC102697841 gene encoding TBC1 domain family member 8, whose amino-acid sequence MWLNPEEVLLKNALKLWVTQKSNTYFLLQRRRGHGDGGGKLTGMLVGALDTVLDSNARVAPFRILLQVPGSQVSWAIASGATAEEVNRHWEWLVLNLSHSLSVFENKEDVASFVKGKVKGLIAEEVRSRQAAQEEDPERFREASLKFEMRFGLPSSEKLVHCYSCCCWKGRVPRQGWLYLSINHLAFYSFLLGKEVKMVIPWADVTKLERATSSFMTDTVRVTTRSRQRDFSMFLNLEEAFQMMVQLADITLRRLLDNEVFELDQALQQPAHITKRVLEEHAQKEYFLALFRLPRRERLHEAAECSVWTPYSRRHTAGTLHASDSYVCFSGREEGSCTLLIPLAEVVTIEKAESTSLLPNPIIISIRSKKAFQFIEVRERDELVESMTKRLRSVQWRRGVFRNKENHRKTQITPALYYTFCYDKMYSDCENAEPSKKQNKPLLSTEALMSAFHHKLPEPSNSTSTMEQAKERLWQDHFSEYGRGVYMFRTEKIQKLVAMGIPESMRGELWLTFSDAASDLASHPGYYAALVEESMGRCSLVTEEIERDLHRSLPEHPAFQNDTGIAALRRVLTAYAHRNPKIGYCQSMNILASVLLLYSKEEEAFWLLVAVCERMLPDYFNHRVIGAQVDQSVFEELIRERLPALAEHIPDLAPLSSVSLSWFLTLFLSIMPFESAVNVVDCFFFDGIKAVFQLGLAVLDATAASLCNSTDDGQVLMILTSFLDHVRNEESSWPSVRNQASCEGSDRDSTEDTQIVDLVRDSHEKFGDLTVRQIEQLRRRHRVQVLQAHEDTTKENVLRVVTQRVSLSAEELGDVYDLFKAQHFISCYWGGPGPGPGLQRHDPSRQYAEQYRVDRPQFKSLYQLLSPWPCGLHTDTVAHRTFALLDGDGDALINFGQFAGWLDTVYCEELNEKIRLLYRLHIPPALTENEDEPSPLKTPLLSTTRPLYVELPNGEMKDYQAQLKQMLKDLAKEKEKVTEKPLPMMNQREFIQFCKTLYSMFQGEPNENELFQAIATVTSLVLQIGEAGQRGRTSETAEEREAVGSAQTPEGPPEDPVRVDGEKTALAQAEGGWSVTFEQILASLLTEQSIFNFFEKPLDLKAKIGSARLNQYHERIHLLTIQEP is encoded by the exons aTGTGGCTGAATCCCGAGGaagttctgctgaaaaacgctcTGAAGCTGTGGGTGACACAGAAGTCCAACACGTATTTCCTTCTGCAGCGCAGGAGGGGGCACGGAGATGGCGGGGGCAAATTAACAG gCATGCTAGTGGGGGCGCTGGACACGGTGCTGGACTCCAACGCCCGCGTCGCCCCCTTCCGCATCCTGCTGCAGGTCCCAGGGTCACAGGTCAGCTGGGCCATCGCCAGCG GGGCCACAGCAGAGGAGGTGAACCGTCACTGGGAGTGGCTGGTCCTGAACCTCTCGCACAGCCTGTCTGTCTTTGAGAACAAGGAGGACGTTGCCAGTTTCGTCAAGGGCAAAGTGAAG GGCCTGATCGCCGAGGAGGTGCGGAGCAGGCAGGCCGCCCAGGAGGAAGACCCGGAGCGGTTCCGAGAGGCCTCGCTGAAGTTCGAGAtgcgcttcggcctgcccagctCGGAGAAGCTGGTCCactgctactcctgctgctgctggaaggggCGGGTCCCCCGGCAGGGCTGGCTGTACCTCAGCATCAACCACCTGGCCTTCTACTCCTTCCTGCTGGGCAAGGAAG TGAAGATGGTCATCCCCTGGGCAGACGTGACTAAACTAGAGAGAGCCACTAGCAGTTTCATGACGGACACTGTCCGGGTGACGACGAGGAGCCGCCAGAGAGACTTCTCCATGTTCCTGAACCTTGAGGAGGCCTTCCAGATGATGGTGCAGCTGGCTGACATCACCCTGCGCAGGCTGCTGGACAACGAGGTCTTCGAGCTGGACCAGGCCCTGCAGCAGCCCGCTCACATCACCAAGAG GGTCCTGGAGGAGCACGCCCAGAAGGAGTACTTCCTGGCGCTGTTCCGGCTGCCGCGGCGGGAGAGGCTGCATGAGGCGGCGGAGTGCTCCGTCTGGACGCCCTACAGCCGCCGCCACACCGCCGGCACGCTCCACGCATCCGACAGCTACGTCTGCTTCTCCGGCCGGGAGGAGGGCAGCTGCACCTTGCTCATCCCCCTCGCGGAG GTGGTCACTATAGAGAAGGCGGAAAGCACCAGCCTCCTGCCCAACCCCATCATCATCAGCATCAGGAGCAAGAAAGCGTTCCAGTTCATCGAGGTCAGGGAGCGGGACGAGCTGGTGGAGAGCATGACGAAACGGCTGAGGAGTGTTCAGTGGAGACGAGGGGTGTTCCGCAACAAAGAGAACCACAGGAAGACCCAG atcactcctgcgctttacTACACATTCTGCTACGATAAAATGTATTCAGACTGCGAAAACGCTGAGCCGtccaaaaaacagaacaaacctCTGTTGAGCACAGAAGCCTTAATGTCAGCTTTCCATCACAAACTGCCTGAGCCTTCAAACAGCACATCT ACGATGGAGCAGGCGAAGGAGAGACTGTGGCAGGACCACTTCTCAGAATATGGTAGGGGCGTCTACATGTTCCGGACGGAGAAGATCCAGAAGCTGGTTGCCATGGGGATCCCAGAGTCGATGCGCGGGGAGCTCTGGCTGACGTTTTCAG ACGCTGCCTCCGACCTCGCCTCCCACCCCGGCTACTACGCCGCCCTGGTGGAGGAGTCCATGGGCCGGTGCAGCCTGGTGACGGAGGAGATCGAGAGGGACCTGCACCGCTCCCTGCCGGAGCACCCAGCATTCCAGAACGACACCGGCATCGCCGCCTTGCGGAGAGTGCTCACCGCCTACGCCCACAGGAACCCGAAGATCGGTTACTGTCAG TCCATGAATATCCTAGCCTCCGTGCTGCTGCTCTACTCCAAAGAGGAGGAGGCCTTCTGGCTGCTGGTGGCCGTGTGTGAGAGGATGCTGCCAGATTACTTCAACCACAGAGTCATCG GAGCCCAGGTAGACCAGTCTGTGTTTGAGGAGTTGATCAGGGAGCGTCTCCCGGCGCTAGCTGAGCACATCCCTGACCTGGCCCCACTCTCCTCCGTCTCCCTCTCCTGGTTCCTCACCCTCTTCCTCAGCATCATGCCCTTCGAGAGCGCGGTCAATGTGGTGGACTGCTTCTTCTTTGATGGCATTAAAGCCGTCTTCCAGCTGGGACTGGCGGTGCTGGACGCCACGGCCGCATCTCTCTGCAACAGCACCGACGACGGGCAGGTTTTGATGATTCTGACCAG TTTTCTAGATCATGTCAGGAATGAAGAAAGTTCCTGGCCCTCGGTGAGGAACCAGGCCTCCTGTGAAGGATCCGACAGAGACTCCACTGAAGACACGCAGATCGTCGACCTGGTGCGCGACTCCCATGAG AAATTCGGGGACCTGACCGTGAGGCAGATCGAGCAGCTGCGCCGCAGACACAGGGTGCAGGTGCTGCAGGCCCACGAGGACACCACCAAGGAGAACGTG CTCAGAGTTGTGACACAGCGTGTTTCACTCTCAGCAGAGGAGTTGGGAGATGTGTACGACCTGTTTAAG GCGCAGCACTTCATCAGCTGCTACTGGGGGGGGCCGGGGCCGGGGCCGGGCCTGCAGCGCCACGACCCCAGCCGGCAGTACGCCGAGCAGTACCGGGTGGACCGGCCGCAGTTCAAGAGCCTGTACCAGCTGCTCTCGCCCTGGCCGTGCGGGCTGCACACCGACACCGTGGCTCACCGCACCTTCGCCCTGCTGGACGGCGACGGGGACGCGCTCATCAACTTCGGGCAGTTCGCCGGCTGGCTGG ATACGGTCTACTGTGAGGAACTGAATGAAAAAATCCGGCTGTTGTACCGACTGCACATCCCTCCTG CTCTCACAGAGAATGAAGACGAACCCTCCCCACTGAAGACCCCATTGTTGTCTACCACAAGGCCCTTGTACGTTGAACTTCCTAATG GGGAAATGAAGGACTATCAAGCGCAGCTGAAGCAGATGCTTAAGGATCTCgccaaagaaaaggaaaaggtgACGGAGAAACCCCTGCCAATGATGAACCAG agggaGTTCATTCAGTTCTGCAAGACCCTGTACAGCATGTTCCAGGGAGAGCCCAATGAGAACGAGCTGTTCCAAGCCATCGCCACGGTGACGAGCCTGGTGCTGCAGATAGGAGAGGCCGGCCAGAGGGGCCGCACCTCAGAGACCGCGGAGGAGCGAGAGGCCGTGGGCAGCGCGCAGACACCCGAGGGGCCCCCGGAAGACCCCGTCCGCGTGGACGGTGAGAAGACCGCCCTGGCGCAGGCGGAGGGGGGGTGGAGTGTGACGTTCGAGCAGATCCTGGCCTCCCTGCTCACAGAGCAGTCGATCTTCAACTTCTTCGAGAAGCCGCTGGATCTCAAGGCCAAGATCGGCAGTGCGAGACTGAACCAGTACCACGAAAGAATCCATCTCCTGACGATCCAGGAGCCGTGA
- the pdcl3 gene encoding phosducin-like protein 3, which produces MQDPNADTEWNDILRRKGILPPKEKPDDEEEEEEQQVLQQSVVKTYEEMTLDELHENEDEFSEEDERAMEMYRQKRLAEWKANQMKNVFGEVKEISGQDYIEEVNKAGQGIWVVLHLYKQGIPLCSLINQHLTVLARKFPQTKFLKSISTTCIPNYPDRNLPTIFVYLEGEMKAQFIGPLLFGGMNLKVEELEWMLAEPGAVKTDLEENPRKQIEDKLMSSIRCSLPTQKDGDSDDD; this is translated from the exons ATGCAG GACCCAAACGCGGATACGGAGTGGAATGACATCCTGCGAAGGAAAGGCATCCTGCCGCCCAAAGAGAAACCAGacgacgaggaggaggaggaggagcagcaggTTTTACAGCAGTCCGTAG TGAAGACGTATGAGGAAATGACGCTGGATGAGCTGCATGAGAATGAGGACGAGTTCAGTGAGGAGGATGAGCGGGCCATGGAGATGTACAG GCAGAAAAGACTTGCCGAGTGGAAAGCTAATcagatgaaaaatgtttttggagaGGTAAAGGAAATATCTGGACAGGATTATATAGAAGAAGTGAACAAAGCTGGCCAAGGAATTTGGGTTGTATTACATCTGTACAAACAGGG catccctctctgctctctgatAAATCAGCACCTCACTGTACTAGCAAGAAAATTCCCACAGACGAAATTCCTCAAGTCAATCTCGACAACCTGCATACCAAACTACCCTGACAGGAATCTGCCGACTATATTTGTGTACTTGGAAGGTGAAATGAAAGCACAGTTTATTGGGCCACTGCTCTTTGGTGGCATGAATTTAAAAGTAGAAG AGCTGGAGTGGATGCTCGCGGAGCCCGGGGCCGTCAAGACGGATTTGGAAGAAAATCCTCGAAAACAAATCGAGGACAAGTTGATGTCGTCGATCAGATGCTCTCTCCCCACACAAAAGGACGGCGACTCGGACGATGATTGA
- the nms gene encoding neuromedin-S, translated as MMFHQRQVLFLAFVCCLVCTLSLSSGSPPLSVACPERPALNKIPLLLKSLCGVEFENPNEGQIQDVYKRFLFHYSKSRDPSQEIQTQSHPVHPLMRLAPKLSERTKKQILHPLQVIFLNPLQERKHQPEFFLRNL; from the exons ATGATGTTCCACCAGCGTCAGGTGCTTTTTCTCGCCTTCGTGTGCTGCCTCGTCTGCACCTTGTCATTAAGTTCAG GTTCGCCTCCACTGTCCGTGGCCTGCCCTGAGCGCCCTGCTTTGAACAAG ATCCCCCTCTTGCTGAAAAGCCTCTGTGGAGTGGAGTTTGAAAACCCTAATGAG GGCCAGATTCAAGATGTGTACAAAAGG TTCCTTTTTCATTATTCCAAATCTCGAGATCCAAGTCAGGAAATACAAACCCAG TCCCATCCTGTCCATCCTTTAATGCGACTTGCTCCAAAACTCTCAGAGAGGACAAAGAAGCAGATTCTTCATCCG CTGCAGGTCATTTTCTTGAATCCCttgcaagaaagaaaacaccagCCTGAATTCTTCCTTAGAAATTTGTAA